Proteins encoded within one genomic window of Arachis ipaensis cultivar K30076 chromosome B08, Araip1.1, whole genome shotgun sequence:
- the LOC107612775 gene encoding uncharacterized protein LOC107612775 — protein sequence MTLADQFGQFSADVKLINEVGASGVCGYVQIMGARLVSIGRTQELALENKNKIAISVEELVMALKEKEKEVSELTSSLKTKGQQHDLEDNVRDLRSKKEKFEAQIKELETKVYDTFAQGFDRAVDQVNTCFQGQMLRS from the exons ATGACGCTGGCTGATCAATTTGGCCAATTTTCTGCTGATGTGAAATTAATCAATGAAGTTGGAGCCTCTGGTGTTTGTGGCTATGTACAG ATTATGGGTGCTCGTCTTGTGTCAATAGGTCGGACACAAGAGCTTGCTttggaaaacaaaaataagatTGCTATTTCTGTAGAGGAGCTTGTTATGGCTTTGAAGGAAAAAGAGAAGGAAGTTAGCGAGTTAACTTCTTCTTTGAAGACTAAGGGTCAGCAACATGACTTGGAAGATAATGTTAGGGATTTGAGATCAAAGAAGGAGAAGTTTGAAGCTCAGATTAAGGAGCTGGAGACCAAGGTGTATGACACATTTGCTCAAGGGTTTGATCGAGCTGTTGATCAGGTCAACACATGTTTCCAGGGACAGATGTTGAGAAGCTAG